One segment of Vibrio mimicus DNA contains the following:
- the sdhC gene encoding succinate dehydrogenase cytochrome b556 subunit, whose amino-acid sequence MSKPVKERKSRPVNLDLQTIHFPISAIASILHRVSGVITFVAVGILLWLLSLSLSSPVGFMEASNIVDSFLVKFVLWGILTALAYHIAGGIRHLLMDLGHFEELESGATSAKVAFAATAVLSLLAGVLVW is encoded by the coding sequence GTGAGCAAGCCCGTGAAAGAAAGAAAGTCAAGACCTGTTAATTTAGATTTGCAGACCATCCACTTTCCGATCTCAGCAATCGCATCCATCCTCCACCGCGTGTCGGGGGTGATTACGTTTGTTGCGGTTGGGATTTTGCTTTGGTTGCTATCCCTCTCTCTCTCCTCACCCGTAGGATTCATGGAAGCGAGCAACATTGTTGATAGCTTTCTCGTGAAATTCGTGCTGTGGGGAATCCTAACTGCTCTGGCCTACCACATTGCTGGTGGTATTCGTCATTTATTGATGGATCTTGGCCATTTTGAAGAGCTGGAATCCGGTGCGACAAGCGCCAAGGTAGCTTTTGCTGCTACCGCTGTATTGTCTCTGC